The nucleotide window CAAATTGAGAGTATATTTGCAAATGTTACTTTTTTCAGAAGCGTAAGTACCAATTAGAGTCACAAAATAGTTTCAGTATTTTTTAGACAAATATACCTTAAAATTTAGCAGTCAAATCATtctacataaaaatttgggCTAAAAACAGCtttagtgtaaaaaaactattatttttctatatttaaattctcTTGGAACATGTTTTGTTTaatcaatattaaaaaatgattcaACAATAACAAGCATCtttattcattttataaatgtcaTCCAAACCaattaaattacaaatcTAGTTCTCCAAAACACATTATACATGATTAAACAAacattcatttttttttatataaattttagtaggtaaacaaaacaaatgcaaatatttttattaatttcgtTCATTTTCACAAAAACACAGATAAATTTCCCAGTTGAAGACAATAAACACTACGCCATAGTATTTTTCGAATCacctatttttatacacgATTACTCAATAATGTATAGCAAACTAGATggaaaagaagaaaatttcGTGTGTGAAGTTAGAGAAGCAGTTGGAAAAACTTGTAGTGAGATTAAAGTACCACTATCATTAATACAAAATCCGAGAGTAGAAAGGATGTATGGTATAAAAATTACGTATGAAAAAGAAGGTAAACAAGATACAATGTATGCTGAATCTTTTAGgtataatgaaaaaacaagaaCATGGTCTGTTAGTAGAGCATTTGAAGATGACCCTTggtatataaaaaatttatattatatagtAGGTGGGTCTGCATTTTTAGCTGTTGCTCTTGGTGgatatcttttaataagAAAGAAGAGACAAGATAATATTGAAACAATGTAAATAaagcaaaaaattttacacatcaaaaatatatttttttatttaaaaatgttaaatttAGTTTCTctattgaatttttacacatcaaaaatatataatttagtttctacattaattttttcaaataatattaaacttTCTGTATACGCTAAATGAGACATGATAaacttattataaaaattaccAATATGTTTCTAgccataatttt belongs to Vairimorpha necatrix chromosome 12, complete sequence and includes:
- a CDS encoding putative SP-containing membrane protein, with the protein product MQIFLLISFIFTKTQINFPVEDNKHYAIVFFESPIFIHDYSIMYSKLDGKEENFVCEVREAVGKTCSEIKVPLSLIQNPRVERMYGIKITYEKEGKQDTMYAESFRYNEKTRTWSVSRAFEDDPWYIKNLYYIVGGSAFLAVALGGYLLIRKKRQDNIETM